A single Megachile rotundata isolate GNS110a chromosome 9, iyMegRotu1, whole genome shotgun sequence DNA region contains:
- the LOC100875356 gene encoding armadillo repeat-containing protein 6 homolog isoform X1, with amino-acid sequence MVRVISQQTYDEVVNENIEQFSMSPEEAIEDAVKQFEAQGIDLSNIIKDLIISDDSGLILSYLNEINMAIEDRNFDNVSHVLDKLRNELDKDISRRVYAGKNGAYDTLIKLMKTCSNNSTVTRSALKTITSLMTGNPDLLNDEGIALQMLILDKYTDIPTLQCLLRWIRECCIKHELNRQGIFNADIFNKLKKILVQDNASASEIRDACAVIRALVLDDDIRHEYGKAHEHANVIAKGALSVLTSLMPKFKKDKAIVGDLMITLAALIVRNEFCQEVENAGGLKFVVDVMIDYPDSEKLNWQALKFLKALAGNDDVKSQIVTSGCGPLIVSAISRLKGSECVVTAGLACISALTLRCPSNAGVFYDCGAALVIIDAMKFYPKSVNVLKQAAWAIRNMSVRNKAECNEFIAHGVEDVLGNALQQHGSKIESDVKAALRDLGLKVELKERWTGKGGSLNNPVD; translated from the exons ATGGTTCGGGTAATTAGTCAGCAAACCTACGATGAGGTTGTTAACGAAAATATCGAACAATTTTCGATGTCTCCCGAGGAAGCTATCGAAGATGCCGTAAAACAATTCGAAGCTCAG GGCATAGACTTGAGCAACATCATTAAAGATTTAATCATTAGCGATGATAGTGGTTTAATATTATCTTatctgaatgaaattaatatgGCAATCGAGGATCGGAATTTTGATAATGTTTCTCATGTGTTAGACAAATTGAGAAATGAATTAGACAAAGATATTTCACGTAGAGTATATGCAGGAAAAAATGGAGCATATGatactttaataaaattaatgaaaacttGTTCTAATAATAGCACTGTAACAAGGTCAGCATTGAAAACTATTACTTCATTGATGACTGGTAATCCAGACTTACTAAATGACGAAGGAATAGCTTTACAAATGCT CATTTTAGACAAGTATACAGACATTCCAACATTGCAATGCCTTTTACGTTGGATAAGAGAATGTTGTATCAAACATGAGCTAAACAGGCAAGGTATTTTTAATGCCGACATTTTTAACAAGCTCAAGAAAATATTAGTTCAAGATAATGCAAGTGCATCAGAAATACGTGATGCTTGTGCCGTGATTAGAGCTCTGGTATTAGATGATGATATTAGACACGAATATGGAAAAGCTCATGAGCATGCAAATGTTATAGCGAAAGGAGCTCTCAGTGTACTTACTAGTTTAATGCCAA AATTTAAGAAGGATAAAGCAATTGTAGGAGATTTAATGATAACTTTGGCTGCTCTTATTGTAAGAAATGAGTTTTGTCAAGAGGTAGAGAATGCAGGAGGATTGAAATTTGTAGTAGATGTTATGATCGATTACCCAGACTCTGAGAAATTAAATTGGCAAGCTTTAAAGTTTCTGAAAGCTCTAGCAGGAAACGACGATGTGAAGTCTCAGATTGTAACATCAGGCTGTGGTCCTTTAATTGTTTCTGCCATTAGTAGACTCAAA GGCTCTGAGTGTGTAGTGACAGCTGGACTTGCATGTATTTCCGCATTAACACTAAGGTGTCCCTCAAATGCTGGtgtgttttatgattgtggagCAGCGCTTGTAATAATAGATGCAATGAAATTTTACCCTAAAAGCGTGAATGTTTTGAAACAAGCTGCTTGGGCCATCAGAAATATGTCGGTAAGAAACAAGGCTGAGTGTAATGAATTTATTGCTCATGGCGTAGAAGATGTCTTGGGAAATGCCCTACAACAACATGGCTCGAAAATTGAGAGCGACGTGAAGGCAGCGTTAAGGGATCTTGGATTAAAGGTAGAATTGAAAGAGAGATGGACCGGAAAAGGTGGATCTTTGAACAACCCGGTCGATTAA
- the LOC100875356 gene encoding armadillo repeat-containing protein 6 homolog isoform X2 — protein MAIEDRNFDNVSHVLDKLRNELDKDISRRVYAGKNGAYDTLIKLMKTCSNNSTVTRSALKTITSLMTGNPDLLNDEGIALQMLILDKYTDIPTLQCLLRWIRECCIKHELNRQGIFNADIFNKLKKILVQDNASASEIRDACAVIRALVLDDDIRHEYGKAHEHANVIAKGALSVLTSLMPKFKKDKAIVGDLMITLAALIVRNEFCQEVENAGGLKFVVDVMIDYPDSEKLNWQALKFLKALAGNDDVKSQIVTSGCGPLIVSAISRLKGSECVVTAGLACISALTLRCPSNAGVFYDCGAALVIIDAMKFYPKSVNVLKQAAWAIRNMSVRNKAECNEFIAHGVEDVLGNALQQHGSKIESDVKAALRDLGLKVELKERWTGKGGSLNNPVD, from the exons atgGCAATCGAGGATCGGAATTTTGATAATGTTTCTCATGTGTTAGACAAATTGAGAAATGAATTAGACAAAGATATTTCACGTAGAGTATATGCAGGAAAAAATGGAGCATATGatactttaataaaattaatgaaaacttGTTCTAATAATAGCACTGTAACAAGGTCAGCATTGAAAACTATTACTTCATTGATGACTGGTAATCCAGACTTACTAAATGACGAAGGAATAGCTTTACAAATGCT CATTTTAGACAAGTATACAGACATTCCAACATTGCAATGCCTTTTACGTTGGATAAGAGAATGTTGTATCAAACATGAGCTAAACAGGCAAGGTATTTTTAATGCCGACATTTTTAACAAGCTCAAGAAAATATTAGTTCAAGATAATGCAAGTGCATCAGAAATACGTGATGCTTGTGCCGTGATTAGAGCTCTGGTATTAGATGATGATATTAGACACGAATATGGAAAAGCTCATGAGCATGCAAATGTTATAGCGAAAGGAGCTCTCAGTGTACTTACTAGTTTAATGCCAA AATTTAAGAAGGATAAAGCAATTGTAGGAGATTTAATGATAACTTTGGCTGCTCTTATTGTAAGAAATGAGTTTTGTCAAGAGGTAGAGAATGCAGGAGGATTGAAATTTGTAGTAGATGTTATGATCGATTACCCAGACTCTGAGAAATTAAATTGGCAAGCTTTAAAGTTTCTGAAAGCTCTAGCAGGAAACGACGATGTGAAGTCTCAGATTGTAACATCAGGCTGTGGTCCTTTAATTGTTTCTGCCATTAGTAGACTCAAA GGCTCTGAGTGTGTAGTGACAGCTGGACTTGCATGTATTTCCGCATTAACACTAAGGTGTCCCTCAAATGCTGGtgtgttttatgattgtggagCAGCGCTTGTAATAATAGATGCAATGAAATTTTACCCTAAAAGCGTGAATGTTTTGAAACAAGCTGCTTGGGCCATCAGAAATATGTCGGTAAGAAACAAGGCTGAGTGTAATGAATTTATTGCTCATGGCGTAGAAGATGTCTTGGGAAATGCCCTACAACAACATGGCTCGAAAATTGAGAGCGACGTGAAGGCAGCGTTAAGGGATCTTGGATTAAAGGTAGAATTGAAAGAGAGATGGACCGGAAAAGGTGGATCTTTGAACAACCCGGTCGATTAA